The Lycium barbarum isolate Lr01 chromosome 10, ASM1917538v2, whole genome shotgun sequence genome includes a region encoding these proteins:
- the LOC132613902 gene encoding inactive TPR repeat-containing thioredoxin TTL3-like translates to MGDISPEKKTGCGLLNAVFGRRNIWTKRSTSTGSLPTQNSNNVNNITRSSSTQHSKKHRNGSSEAFLDSRENQSEKQVDKIIPRPNPNQSKAAVAANKANSQGAPVHNQQKNNGQGVKGYNDNQGRKVPPAGTGELENMIQDHQRSKGANTLVRASSSNVMLFGNLGNIRQQGGGNSTGPTTTSTANHVLDYLPRTAKEVPPPPSQPSQNGKYPTSVMGNVVQGKTGGAVSLCRALSTRMDPEQLKILGNEDYKNGRFAEALSLYDAAISIDPNKASYRSNKSAALTALGRLLEAAFECREAITIDPHYQRAHNRLATLSVRLGDTEKAMYHYKQAGSEGDPDVVSKTKNIQIHLNKCTEAKRQRDWNTLLKESTLAISAGADSAPQIFALKAEALVKLHRYHEADQTLKNGPNFDIDECIKFFGPIGNAGLLVIQAQVDMAAGRIDDALAAAQRAAQLDGNNKEVNMVVRRARAVASARTKGNELFKGGKYADASVAYGEGLDHDPHNSVLLCNRAACRSKLGQFEKALEDCNNALNVRPSFTKARLRKADCYFKMGKWEACIQECEALMKESPENEDVGLMIKDCQQHLKK, encoded by the exons ATGGGAGACATTTCTCCTGAAAAGAAAACAGGTTGTGGCCTGTTGAATGCTGTTTTTGGAAGGAGAAACATTTGGACAAAAAGATCAACATCTACAGGCTCACTTCCTACACAAAATTCCAACAATGTTAACAATATAACGCGATCTTCTAGCACTCAACATTCTAAAAAGCATCGTAATGGCTCCAGCGAGGCTTTTTTAGACTCTCGTGAAAACCAATCAGAGAAACAAGTTGACAAGATCATTCCAAGGCCTAACCCGAACCAATCCAAGGCCGCGGTAGCAGCAAATAAAGCTAATTCACAAGGTGCACCGGTTCATAATCAGCAGAAAAATAATGGTCAAGGGGTAAAAGGGTATAATGATAATCAAGGAAGAAAAGTACCTCCAGCCGGAACAGGGGAGCTTGAAAACATGATCCAAGATCATCAAAGATCAAAGGGTGCTAATACATTAGTCCGTGCTTCGTCTAGCAACGTGATGTTGTTTGGTAATTTGGGTAACATTAGGCAGCAAGGCGGAGGCAACAGTACTGGTCCGACAACAACTTCAACAGCTAATCATGTTCTAGATTATTTACCAAGAACCGCTAAAGAAgtaccaccaccaccatcacaaCCATCTCAGAATGGGAAATATCCAACGAGCGTTATGGGAAATGTAGTGCAGGGGAAAACAGGGGGCGCTGTTTCCCTATGCCGTGCGCTGTCCACAAGAATGGACCCTGAACAATTGAAGATTCTTGGAAATGAGGATTACAAGAATGGAAGATTTGCTGAGGCTTTGTCTTTGTATGATGCTGCAATTTCAATTGATCCAAATAAGGCTTCTTATCGAAGCAACAAATCCGCTGCTTTGACTGCTTTAGGAAGGCTTCTTGAAGCTGCTTTTGAGTGCAGAGAAGCTATCACAATTGATCCTCATTATCAAAGAGCTCATAATCGTTTGGCCACCCTATCTGTCAG ATTAGGAGATACCGAGAAGGCTATGTACCATTACAAACAAGCAGGATCAGAAGGTGATCCTGATGTTGTGTCAAAGACTAAAAATATTCAAATTCATCTCAACAAGTGTACTGAGGCCAAGAGGCAAAGAGATTGGAACACTCTTCTTAAAGAATCCACCCTCGCCATATCCGCTGGTGCTGATTCTGCACCCCAG ATATTTGCTTTGAAAGCTGAGGCGTTGGTGAAGCTCCATAGATACCATGAAGCAGATCAAACTCTGAAGAACGGTCCGAATTTTGATATCGATGAATGTATAAAGTTCTTTGGCCCTATTGGCAATGCAGGCTTGCTAGTCATTCAAGCTCAAGTTGACATGGCTGCTGGCAG GATTGACGATGCCCTAGCAGCGGCTCAACGAGCAGCGCAGCTAGACGGGAACAACAAGGAAGTGAACATGGTGGTTAGGAGGGCAAGGGCAGTAGCAAGTGCTAGAACAAAGGGCAATGAGCTCTTCAAAGGTGGAAAATATGCAGATGCTAGTGTTGCATATGGTGAAGGACTGGACCATGATCCACACAATTCAGTCTTATTGTGCAATCGAGCAGCTTGCAGGTCAAAACTTGGCCAATTTGAGAAAGCACTTGAGGATTGCAACAATGCCCTTAATGTTCGACCATCTTTTACCAAGGCTAGGTTGAGGAAGGCTGATTGTTACTTTAag aTGGGAAAATGGGAAGCATGCATACAAGAATGTGAAGCGTTGATGAAGGAGTCACCAGAAAATGAGGATGTGGGACTGATGATTAAGGATTGCCAACAACACCTCAAAAAATGA